The proteins below come from a single Chryseobacterium nepalense genomic window:
- a CDS encoding NAD(P)-binding protein, translating into MSNQSTQFSRKDFLKTLFLGSLMLPFLQYCSKKGKSLLLKITGTNHILGHKLWAKDFPKPTEEIHTKYLIVGGGISGLSACRFFSENNEQDYLLLEMENHLGGNSSNGQNQFSKFPLGAHYLPLPNKENTEIIEFLKETGIYQGDDETGDPILDEYQMTFPQQERLFFKNSWQNDIVPQNGISTKVKTEFDRFFKRMDDFRNKKDESGNYWFAIPVHDSSREDEVLQLEKIIFKDWLKKENFMSEELLWLLDYSCRDDYGLGTDYVSAWAGIHYFAGRKNNWSKKYKDQVFTWPEGNARLAKHFSKYIKDKALSNHLVFDVKINDNVEVLSFDNIQNKTKKIVAEKVLFATPQFVNERILNHKKAGNFNYVPWLLTTIILRNDFGGDEELAWDNVIYGSDGLGYIYDQHQNVEQIMGEKVITYYRSFSTDNCKKARKRLYALKENQLKNLVLEDLKKAHPLIEDFIIEMQFHKIGHAMIAPVPGQIFENSKNAKQPIDGKVFFAHSDLSGISIFEEAFYQGWRTAKNML; encoded by the coding sequence TTGTCAAATCAATCCACTCAATTTTCACGGAAAGATTTCCTTAAAACCTTATTTTTAGGCAGTCTGATGCTTCCTTTTTTACAGTATTGCAGTAAGAAAGGCAAATCATTATTGCTTAAAATCACCGGAACCAATCATATTTTAGGCCATAAACTCTGGGCAAAAGATTTTCCTAAACCTACAGAAGAAATTCATACGAAATATCTTATTGTAGGAGGCGGGATTTCAGGGCTTTCGGCCTGCCGGTTTTTCAGTGAGAATAATGAACAAGATTATCTCTTACTGGAAATGGAAAACCATTTGGGCGGAAACTCATCCAACGGACAAAATCAATTCTCCAAATTTCCTCTGGGAGCACATTATCTACCGTTGCCCAATAAAGAAAACACCGAAATCATTGAATTTCTGAAAGAAACCGGAATTTATCAGGGCGACGATGAAACCGGTGACCCGATCCTGGATGAATACCAGATGACTTTTCCACAGCAAGAACGACTATTCTTCAAAAATTCCTGGCAGAATGATATCGTTCCCCAAAACGGAATTTCAACAAAAGTAAAAACGGAATTCGACCGCTTTTTTAAACGGATGGATGATTTCAGGAACAAAAAAGACGAATCGGGGAACTATTGGTTTGCCATTCCGGTTCATGATTCCAGCCGCGAAGATGAGGTTTTACAATTGGAGAAAATTATTTTTAAAGACTGGCTTAAAAAGGAAAATTTTATGTCGGAAGAATTGTTATGGCTGCTGGATTATTCGTGCCGCGACGATTATGGATTGGGAACTGATTACGTTTCGGCCTGGGCGGGAATTCATTATTTTGCCGGAAGAAAAAACAACTGGAGTAAGAAATACAAAGATCAGGTTTTTACCTGGCCGGAAGGAAATGCACGATTGGCAAAGCATTTTTCAAAATATATAAAAGATAAAGCTTTATCTAACCATTTGGTTTTTGATGTTAAGATTAATGATAATGTTGAGGTTTTAAGCTTTGATAATATTCAGAACAAAACAAAGAAAATTGTAGCTGAAAAGGTTTTGTTTGCAACACCACAGTTTGTGAACGAAAGAATTTTAAATCATAAAAAAGCAGGAAATTTCAATTATGTTCCGTGGCTTTTAACAACGATTATTTTACGAAATGACTTTGGAGGAGATGAAGAATTGGCTTGGGATAACGTAATTTATGGTTCCGACGGTTTGGGTTATATTTATGACCAACATCAGAATGTAGAGCAAATTATGGGCGAAAAAGTGATCACTTATTACAGGAGTTTTTCGACGGATAATTGTAAGAAAGCACGGAAAAGATTATATGCTTTAAAAGAAAATCAGCTGAAAAACCTCGTATTGGAAGATTTGAAAAAAGCACATCCTCTGATTGAAGATTTTATTATCGAAATGCAGTTTCATAAAATAGGGCACGCAATGATTGCACCGGTTCCGGGGCAGATTTTCGAAAATTCCAAGAATGCAAAACAGCCGATTGACGGAAAAGTTTTCTTTGCACATTCGGATCTTTCGGGAATTTCAATTTTTGAAGAAGCATTTTATCAGGGATGGAGAACTGCAAAAAATATGTTATGA
- a CDS encoding discoidin domain-containing protein: MQKYLLSVMLLLGLFSLKAQQKTFCNPINIDYGYTPFEVFSKQGKHRATADPVIVNFKNKLFLFSTNQEGYWYSDDMLDWKFVKRKFLRDNKYIHDLNAPAVWAMKDTLYVFGSTWEQDFPIWKSTNPTKDDWKIAVDTLKVGAWDPAFHYDEDKNKLYLYWGSSNEWPLLGTEVKVNTLQSEGFVKPIVRLKPEDHGWERFGEYNDNVFLQPFVEGAWMTKHNGKYYMQYGAPATEFSGYSDGVYVSNKPLGGFEYQQHNPFSYKPGGFARGAGHGATFEDNYKNWWHISTIFISTKNNFERRLGIWPAGFDKDDVMYCNTAYGDYPTYLPQYAQGKDFSKGLFAGWMLLNYNKPVQVSSTLGGYHSNYAVDEDIKTYWSAKTGNSGEWFQTDLGEVSTINAIQINYADQDVEFMGKTLGKMHQYKIYGSNDGKKWNVIVDKSKNTKDVPHDYVELEKPAKARFLKMENLKMPTGKFALSGFRVFGKGAGAVPGKVQNFVPLRSDPKKYGERRSIWMKWQQNSDADGYVIYWGKSPEKLYGSIMVYGKNEYFFTGADRTDAYYFQIEAFNANGVSERSEIFKSE; encoded by the coding sequence ATGCAGAAGTACCTCTTGTCAGTAATGCTCCTGTTGGGATTGTTTAGTTTAAAAGCCCAACAGAAGACATTTTGTAACCCCATTAATATCGACTACGGCTATACCCCGTTTGAAGTTTTTTCAAAACAGGGAAAACACCGTGCTACCGCAGATCCTGTAATTGTTAATTTTAAAAATAAACTCTTCCTTTTTTCTACCAATCAGGAAGGATACTGGTACAGTGATGATATGCTCGACTGGAAATTTGTAAAGAGAAAATTCCTGAGAGATAACAAATACATTCACGACCTGAATGCTCCGGCGGTCTGGGCCATGAAGGATACATTATATGTTTTCGGATCTACCTGGGAACAGGATTTCCCGATCTGGAAAAGCACCAATCCTACAAAAGACGACTGGAAAATTGCTGTTGATACACTAAAAGTAGGAGCCTGGGATCCTGCCTTTCATTACGATGAAGACAAAAATAAATTGTATCTGTACTGGGGTTCCAGTAACGAATGGCCTTTACTGGGCACCGAAGTGAAGGTAAATACGCTTCAGTCGGAAGGTTTTGTAAAGCCGATTGTAAGACTGAAGCCTGAAGATCACGGCTGGGAAAGATTCGGGGAATACAATGATAATGTTTTCCTGCAGCCTTTTGTGGAAGGAGCATGGATGACAAAACACAACGGGAAATATTATATGCAGTACGGAGCTCCGGCAACAGAATTCAGTGGATACTCAGACGGAGTGTATGTAAGCAACAAGCCTTTGGGGGGCTTTGAATATCAGCAGCACAATCCATTTTCTTATAAACCGGGAGGGTTTGCACGGGGAGCGGGACACGGCGCAACTTTCGAAGATAATTATAAAAACTGGTGGCATATTTCTACCATTTTTATTTCCACAAAAAATAATTTTGAAAGACGTCTGGGGATCTGGCCTGCAGGATTTGATAAAGATGATGTGATGTATTGCAACACGGCTTATGGAGACTATCCCACCTATCTTCCGCAGTATGCACAGGGAAAAGACTTTTCCAAAGGGCTTTTTGCCGGATGGATGTTACTGAATTATAACAAACCGGTTCAGGTTTCATCAACACTGGGAGGATATCACTCTAATTATGCGGTGGATGAGGATATCAAAACCTACTGGAGTGCCAAAACAGGGAATTCCGGAGAGTGGTTTCAGACGGATTTAGGAGAGGTTTCCACCATTAATGCCATTCAGATCAATTATGCGGATCAGGATGTTGAATTTATGGGTAAAACGCTGGGCAAGATGCATCAGTACAAAATTTACGGTTCCAATGATGGCAAAAAATGGAATGTTATTGTTGATAAAAGTAAAAATACAAAAGACGTTCCGCACGATTATGTAGAACTTGAAAAACCGGCAAAAGCAAGATTTTTAAAGATGGAAAATTTAAAAATGCCGACAGGAAAGTTTGCATTAAGCGGATTCAGGGTGTTTGGAAAAGGTGCAGGAGCAGTTCCCGGAAAAGTGCAGAATTTCGTGCCTTTACGTTCTGATCCTAAAAAATACGGCGAAAGAAGAAGCATCTGGATGAAGTGGCAGCAGAATTCCGATGCAGACGGATATGTAATCTATTGGGGGAAATCTCCTGAGAAATTATACGGAAGTATTATGGTGTACGGGAAAAATGAATATTTCTTTACCGGAGCCGACAGAACCGATGCTTATTATTTCCAGATCGAGGCTTTCAATGCCAACGGAGTTTCGGAAAGGTCAGAAATCTTTAAGTCCGAATAA
- a CDS encoding alpha/beta hydrolase has translation MNNRLFILSIILLIICSNCRQKNVNFGNGVSFTIEKNIPYGEDSQQQMDIYLPENSKKEKDIFIIIHGGGWRAGSKSELTAFTYKLMEKFPRNIFVNADYRLASTTNFALPGQTDDIRTITKYFDQTLSFKPRYILLGNSAGANISMLYAYQFDRDNKVKAVINIVGPADLNDPGFKNYNDYSFLEKHMIDPAIVPKNRSLMDFGSPVRWVNKTAPPTLSFYGIYDDIVPLSQMKTLDSVLEKNNVYHESYEFNGNHVNWINEPNSDFLIQKIHMFLNNTDQKKTL, from the coding sequence ATGAACAACCGTTTATTCATTTTAAGTATTATATTACTTATAATATGCAGTAACTGCAGGCAAAAAAACGTTAATTTCGGAAATGGGGTATCATTTACGATTGAGAAAAATATTCCGTACGGAGAAGATTCCCAGCAGCAGATGGACATTTATCTTCCGGAAAACAGTAAGAAAGAAAAAGATATTTTTATCATTATTCACGGTGGAGGATGGCGCGCCGGAAGTAAATCTGAACTCACTGCTTTTACCTACAAACTGATGGAAAAATTCCCGCGAAATATCTTTGTCAATGCAGATTACCGACTCGCTTCCACAACAAATTTTGCTCTTCCGGGCCAAACTGATGATATTCGTACTATAACAAAGTACTTCGATCAGACATTATCATTCAAACCCAGATATATTCTTTTAGGAAACAGCGCAGGGGCAAACATCTCCATGTTATATGCCTATCAATTTGACCGGGATAATAAGGTAAAAGCAGTAATCAATATCGTAGGGCCTGCAGATCTCAATGATCCCGGATTTAAAAATTACAATGATTATTCATTTCTTGAAAAACATATGATTGATCCTGCCATTGTTCCCAAAAATAGATCATTAATGGATTTCGGAAGCCCTGTACGATGGGTAAATAAAACCGCTCCTCCTACTCTTTCTTTTTATGGAATTTATGATGATATTGTCCCGTTATCACAAATGAAAACCTTAGATTCCGTATTAGAAAAAAATAATGTATATCATGAATCCTATGAATTTAATGGAAACCATGTTAACTGGATCAATGAACCCAATTCTGATTTTCTTATTCAAAAAATACATATGTTTTTAAACAATACCGATCAAAAGAAAACGCTCTGA
- a CDS encoding outer membrane beta-barrel family protein has protein sequence MKTTILIAAIFFSGMTFAQEKKQDSVKTKSIEGVTMTKQVFKKQSDRFVYDVAASPVAKGNTTFDLLKQTPLLSTTDDKTLKIAGKNNALIYINGRKTNMDAESLTQFLKNTPAENIQKIEVITVPGSEYQVESSDGIINIVLKKKMSDGTSGNMRMSNSQNKYNASNASFSVNYRKDKLGINANLSGGENINPQTYILRNRSGNVQNESVGDIDDPNKNLGGYLNVDYQLTEKSNLALSWNSWANKSYNSTINLLNIITRYDNNDNLISTDYTRTKNKENARNYNNSVNLNYELKLDSLGSKFNVNAAYLNYKRFQYSDNNTMISDVQGSTSGFSRTGKKIIQDIPQIINNFSGTVDYIQKFKNDFTFSAGGNFNKTKTDNDTKNYTYDYIYNNAGQLQMIDLTTDPNHFIYDENIYGAYLTLEKKFSDKFSGKIGARYEITNSLGTSDNAKQPEYQRIKRNYNNFLPYLSFNYAINDKNNISYSFSSRMRRPSFWELNPVKNIITQDNYTQNNPFVKASSTYNQELTYMYKNSYFLILNHTYEKDQITQVPLQRSYIDPETNQKRVQLAYIRTNFGDKQEMSAMLGVQKSLFKQYLTLNFNAGVQHNINNGTLNTDPTTGQVFDTYINDRKSTSLVITSNNTLRLDKKKTWFLGVNFFYVDQQQIELGILKDLMSLDLSIKKNWNDWTFAVNVNDVLRTNLVEIEDFQSSGNYNYIKNDMYRRSITVSLTYNFGNQKVKKVRDIESASDAIKNRTR, from the coding sequence ATGAAAACGACAATTTTAATTGCAGCTATATTTTTCAGCGGAATGACCTTCGCACAGGAGAAAAAACAAGACAGTGTAAAAACGAAAAGTATAGAAGGCGTTACAATGACCAAACAGGTTTTCAAAAAACAAAGTGACCGTTTTGTGTATGACGTAGCAGCTTCCCCAGTAGCAAAAGGAAATACTACTTTTGATTTGCTGAAGCAGACTCCCCTGTTGTCTACAACCGATGATAAGACTTTAAAGATTGCAGGGAAAAATAATGCATTAATATACATTAACGGTAGAAAAACCAATATGGATGCAGAATCTTTAACACAGTTTTTAAAAAATACTCCGGCAGAAAATATACAGAAAATAGAGGTGATTACGGTTCCCGGAAGCGAATATCAGGTAGAATCTTCTGACGGAATCATCAATATTGTTCTGAAGAAAAAAATGAGTGACGGCACAAGCGGAAACATGCGAATGTCTAACTCTCAGAATAAATATAATGCCAGTAACGCGAGCTTCTCTGTAAATTACAGAAAAGACAAATTGGGAATCAATGCCAACCTTAGCGGTGGTGAAAATATTAATCCACAAACATACATTTTGAGAAACAGATCAGGAAATGTTCAGAACGAATCCGTGGGTGATATTGATGATCCTAACAAAAACCTTGGAGGATATCTCAATGTTGATTATCAGCTGACCGAAAAGAGCAATCTTGCATTATCCTGGAATTCATGGGCCAATAAAAGCTATAATTCTACCATCAACTTGCTGAATATCATCACGAGATATGATAACAATGATAATTTGATATCAACAGATTATACGAGGACTAAAAATAAAGAAAATGCAAGAAATTATAATAATTCAGTTAATTTGAACTATGAGCTGAAACTTGATTCTCTCGGAAGTAAATTCAATGTAAATGCCGCTTATCTCAATTATAAAAGATTTCAGTATTCTGACAACAATACGATGATTTCAGATGTTCAGGGAAGCACTTCCGGATTTTCAAGAACAGGAAAGAAAATTATTCAGGATATTCCGCAGATCATCAATAATTTTTCCGGAACGGTAGATTATATTCAGAAATTTAAAAATGATTTTACATTTTCTGCCGGAGGAAATTTTAATAAGACCAAAACAGATAACGACACTAAAAATTACACCTACGATTACATCTACAACAATGCGGGACAGTTACAAATGATTGACTTAACCACAGATCCCAACCACTTTATTTATGACGAAAATATTTATGGAGCATATCTTACTTTAGAGAAAAAATTCTCAGATAAATTTTCGGGAAAAATCGGAGCAAGATATGAAATCACCAACAGCCTTGGAACATCTGACAATGCAAAACAACCTGAATATCAGAGAATAAAAAGAAACTACAACAACTTCTTGCCATATTTAAGCTTTAACTACGCGATTAATGACAAGAACAATATCTCGTATTCCTTTTCAAGCAGGATGAGAAGACCAAGTTTCTGGGAGCTTAATCCTGTGAAAAACATCATTACACAAGACAACTATACACAGAACAATCCTTTTGTAAAAGCATCTTCCACTTACAACCAGGAATTAACGTATATGTATAAAAACTCGTACTTCCTGATCCTGAATCACACTTATGAAAAAGACCAGATTACACAGGTGCCTTTACAGAGAAGCTATATTGATCCTGAAACCAACCAGAAAAGAGTTCAGTTGGCTTACATAAGGACGAATTTTGGGGACAAGCAGGAAATGTCTGCCATGCTTGGGGTTCAAAAGTCGCTTTTCAAGCAATATCTGACATTGAATTTCAATGCGGGAGTTCAGCACAATATCAACAACGGAACATTGAATACGGATCCTACAACCGGGCAGGTTTTTGACACCTACATCAACGACAGAAAATCTACCAGCTTAGTAATCACCAGTAACAATACCCTGCGTCTTGACAAGAAGAAAACATGGTTCCTGGGAGTAAACTTCTTCTATGTAGATCAACAGCAAATCGAGCTTGGAATTCTGAAAGACCTGATGAGTCTTGACCTTAGCATCAAGAAAAACTGGAACGACTGGACTTTTGCAGTAAACGTGAATGATGTTTTAAGAACCAATTTGGTGGAAATAGAAGATTTTCAGTCGAGTGGAAATTATAATTATATAAAAAACGACATGTACCGAAGAAGTATTACTGTAAGCCTTACCTACAATTTCGGAAATCAGAAAGTGAAAAAAGTAAGGGATATCGAAAGCGCTTCGGACGCTATTAAAAACAGAACCAGATAA
- a CDS encoding DUF3817 domain-containing protein, with the protein MNFIEKFFSKYPQEKIIKWFKQVCVAEAITCFLLYGVAMIWKRYDDEGLLPTIFIIIIGNVHGLFFTLYLLLCLPARKIYEWDDEDFVFALLSAFFPFATIWVDKKLARFDRE; encoded by the coding sequence ATGAATTTCATCGAAAAATTTTTCTCAAAATATCCGCAGGAAAAAATAATCAAATGGTTTAAGCAGGTTTGCGTTGCCGAAGCAATCACGTGTTTCCTGCTCTACGGTGTTGCCATGATCTGGAAACGGTACGATGATGAGGGACTGCTGCCTACCATTTTCATCATTATCATTGGAAATGTACACGGTCTTTTTTTTACCCTCTATTTGCTGCTTTGCCTTCCTGCAAGAAAGATTTATGAATGGGACGATGAAGATTTTGTATTTGCACTTCTTTCGGCATTTTTTCCTTTTGCCACTATCTGGGTCGATAAAAAACTTGCGCGTTTTGACAGAGAATAA
- the nadD gene encoding nicotinate (nicotinamide) nucleotide adenylyltransferase, whose translation MKKIGLFFGSFNPIHIGHLILANYILEHTDMDELWFVVSPQNPFKEKKSLLKDHNRLDMVQLAVKNYSKMRASNVEFSLPQPSYTIDTLTYLHEKYPDYSFSLIMGEDNLQNLHKWKNADTLVKNHHIIVYPRVFKGEKKDSEYLLQHENISFIEAPVIELSATEIRNMIKTGKNVRPMLPPEVFEYLDGSSFYK comes from the coding sequence ATGAAGAAAATAGGTCTCTTTTTCGGATCGTTCAACCCTATCCATATCGGGCATCTGATTCTTGCGAATTATATTCTGGAACATACGGATATGGACGAACTCTGGTTTGTGGTAAGTCCACAAAACCCTTTCAAAGAAAAAAAATCATTGCTGAAAGACCATAACCGCCTGGACATGGTACAGCTTGCCGTGAAAAATTATTCAAAAATGCGCGCTTCCAATGTGGAATTTTCTTTACCTCAGCCGAGTTATACCATTGATACGCTAACTTATCTTCACGAAAAATATCCGGATTATTCTTTCAGCTTAATTATGGGCGAAGATAATCTTCAGAATCTTCACAAATGGAAAAATGCAGATACACTTGTTAAAAATCACCATATCATCGTTTATCCAAGGGTATTTAAGGGTGAAAAAAAAGATTCGGAATATCTTCTGCAGCATGAGAATATTTCCTTTATTGAAGCCCCTGTCATTGAACTTTCTGCAACCGAAATCCGGAATATGATCAAAACCGGAAAAAATGTAAGACCTATGCTTCCTCCCGAAGTTTTCGAATATTTGGACGGTAGTAGTTTTTATAAGTAA
- the recJ gene encoding single-stranded-DNA-specific exonuclease RecJ, with product MSQKWIYKPEPDEEIVDGLSSSLGFGTFESKLLVLRGIDNYQKAREFFKPNLTDIHNPFLMADMQKAVERIATAIENGEKILVYGDYDVDGTTAVALMYLYLSKIVQKKYLDFYIPDRNSEGYGISTEGIDFAKENGFSLIIALDCGIKALDMINYAQNLGIDFIICDHHLPGDEIPSAVAVLDPKRSDCRYPFKELSGCGVGFKLCQGLNTIYKLPEAELFELTDLLAISIAADIVSMTGENRVLAKMGLKILRKTRNLGLRLLIPDDKLSHFEISNIVFEIAPKINAAGRISHGKAAVELMVSDNLKHAHQIVSDIMDLNDERRELDMNSTLSALNQIIESQQETKYTTIVYHPEWNKGVIGIVASRLIETYYKPTLVFTDGNNGEMVASARSVADFDVHEALDMCSEYFLKFGGHHAAAGLSMEKDKFDAFKEKFERVVSEKIKEHQKEPSITIDSEIQIDEINREFINFHRKLAPFGPHNMKPILALTNQKVSGYIKTMGKDNNHLKFYIRQESTGRNIECVGFKLGQFADDFRTKSFDLVFTLEENHWKGNVTHYLNIKDVKFRD from the coding sequence ATGAGTCAAAAATGGATTTACAAGCCCGAACCCGATGAAGAAATTGTGGATGGATTAAGTTCGTCTCTTGGTTTTGGAACTTTTGAATCTAAGCTCCTCGTTCTTAGAGGAATTGACAATTATCAAAAGGCCAGAGAATTTTTTAAACCGAACCTTACCGACATTCACAATCCGTTTTTAATGGCAGATATGCAGAAAGCCGTAGAACGCATTGCCACCGCCATTGAGAATGGAGAAAAAATACTGGTATACGGAGATTACGACGTAGACGGAACTACCGCCGTTGCCCTGATGTATCTGTACCTCAGCAAAATTGTTCAGAAAAAATACCTTGATTTTTATATTCCCGACAGAAATTCTGAAGGGTACGGAATTTCTACAGAAGGTATTGATTTTGCCAAAGAAAACGGCTTTTCATTAATCATTGCCCTGGATTGCGGAATCAAAGCATTGGATATGATCAATTATGCCCAGAATTTAGGCATTGATTTTATCATTTGTGATCACCATTTACCCGGCGACGAAATTCCCAGTGCAGTTGCCGTTCTCGATCCTAAAAGAAGCGATTGCCGCTATCCTTTTAAAGAACTTTCCGGATGCGGAGTTGGTTTTAAACTTTGCCAAGGTTTAAATACGATCTACAAACTTCCTGAAGCAGAGCTTTTTGAACTCACAGATCTTCTTGCCATTTCTATTGCTGCCGATATTGTTTCTATGACCGGAGAAAACCGGGTTTTGGCTAAAATGGGTCTTAAAATCCTACGCAAAACGAGAAATTTAGGATTACGATTATTAATTCCTGACGACAAACTTTCTCATTTTGAGATTTCCAATATTGTATTCGAAATTGCTCCCAAAATCAATGCTGCGGGAAGAATTTCTCACGGTAAAGCTGCTGTAGAACTCATGGTTTCTGACAACCTGAAGCACGCTCACCAGATCGTAAGCGACATCATGGATCTCAATGATGAAAGACGAGAACTAGATATGAATTCCACCCTTTCTGCTCTGAATCAAATTATTGAATCCCAGCAGGAAACAAAATACACCACTATTGTTTACCATCCTGAATGGAATAAGGGCGTGATTGGAATTGTAGCATCAAGATTAATTGAAACTTATTATAAACCAACTTTGGTTTTTACTGACGGAAATAATGGTGAAATGGTTGCTTCCGCGAGGTCTGTAGCAGATTTTGACGTTCATGAAGCTTTGGATATGTGCTCTGAGTATTTCCTGAAATTCGGAGGACATCACGCTGCAGCAGGACTTTCAATGGAAAAAGATAAATTTGATGCCTTCAAGGAAAAATTCGAGAGAGTGGTTTCGGAGAAAATTAAAGAACATCAGAAGGAACCTTCCATTACTATTGATTCTGAAATTCAGATAGATGAGATTAACAGGGAGTTTATTAATTTTCACAGAAAGCTGGCTCCTTTCGGGCCTCATAATATGAAACCCATCCTTGCTTTAACCAATCAGAAGGTTTCAGGATATATTAAAACGATGGGTAAAGATAATAATCATCTCAAGTTTTATATCAGACAGGAATCAACGGGAAGAAATATTGAATGTGTAGGTTTCAAATTGGGACAGTTTGCCGATGATTTCAGAACAAAAAGCTTTGATCTTGTTTTTACTCTTGAAGAAAATCACTGGAAAGGTAATGTAACACATTATCTTAATATTAAAGATGTGAAATTCAGGGATTAA
- a CDS encoding ABC-F family ATP-binding cassette domain-containing protein gives MLTVSNLSLQFGKRVLFDEVNIMFTKGNCYGIIGANGAGKSTFLKILTGKQDPTTGHVSLEPGKRMSVLEQDHFAYDQYTVLEAVLRGNKKLFEIKEEMDALYAKEDFSDEDGIKAGELGVIYDEMGGWTAESDAQTMLSNVGITDDMHWQMMSELENKDKVKVLLAQALFGNPDVLILDEPTNDLDIDTISWLEDFLADYENTVIVVSHDRHFLDTVCTHIGDLDYAKLNLYTGNYSFWYQASQLATRQRAQANKKAEEKKKELQDFIARFSSNVAKAKQATARKKMIDKLNIDDIKPSSRRYPAIIFEMEREAGDQILDVKGLEKTKDGELLFSNIDLNLKKGDKVAVLSKNSLAITEFFEILAGNVQADKGTVAWGVTTTQSHMPLDNTNFFQEDLSLVDWLRQFTKNDEERHEEFVRGFLGRMLFSGDEALKSCKVLSGGEKMRCMFSRMMLQKANVLLLDEPTNHLDLESITTLNNSLSNFKGNILLASHDHEMLSTVCNRIIELTPNGIIDREMTYDEYLADKRVKELREKMYS, from the coding sequence ATGTTAACAGTATCTAACTTATCTTTACAATTCGGGAAAAGAGTTCTTTTTGACGAAGTAAACATTATGTTTACCAAAGGAAACTGCTACGGGATTATCGGAGCAAATGGTGCAGGAAAGTCTACATTCCTTAAAATATTAACAGGAAAACAGGACCCAACAACAGGACACGTATCTTTGGAACCTGGAAAAAGAATGTCAGTTCTTGAGCAGGATCACTTTGCTTACGATCAATATACTGTTCTGGAAGCGGTTTTGAGAGGTAATAAAAAACTATTCGAAATAAAAGAAGAGATGGACGCGCTTTATGCGAAGGAAGACTTTTCTGATGAAGACGGCATCAAAGCAGGTGAACTGGGTGTAATCTATGATGAAATGGGCGGATGGACTGCAGAATCGGATGCACAGACCATGCTTTCTAATGTTGGGATTACAGACGATATGCACTGGCAGATGATGAGCGAGCTTGAAAACAAAGACAAGGTAAAAGTTCTTTTGGCTCAGGCGCTTTTTGGGAATCCTGATGTACTGATTCTGGATGAGCCTACCAACGACCTTGATATCGATACGATTTCATGGCTGGAAGATTTCCTTGCAGATTATGAAAATACGGTAATTGTTGTATCTCACGACCGTCACTTCTTAGACACGGTTTGTACCCACATCGGTGACCTTGATTATGCTAAACTTAACCTTTACACGGGTAACTACTCTTTCTGGTACCAGGCTTCACAATTAGCAACAAGACAAAGAGCTCAGGCTAATAAAAAAGCGGAGGAAAAGAAAAAAGAACTTCAGGACTTCATCGCAAGATTCAGCTCCAATGTTGCCAAAGCTAAGCAGGCAACAGCAAGAAAAAAAATGATCGATAAATTAAACATCGATGATATTAAACCATCTTCCAGAAGATATCCGGCAATCATTTTCGAAATGGAAAGAGAAGCAGGAGATCAGATTCTTGATGTAAAAGGTCTTGAAAAAACGAAGGATGGAGAATTATTATTCTCTAACATCGATTTAAATCTTAAAAAAGGAGATAAAGTTGCTGTTTTGTCTAAGAACTCATTGGCAATCACAGAATTTTTTGAAATTTTAGCGGGAAATGTTCAGGCTGACAAAGGAACTGTAGCCTGGGGAGTTACCACTACTCAATCTCACATGCCTTTAGATAATACAAACTTCTTTCAGGAAGACCTAAGCCTTGTTGACTGGTTAAGACAATTCACTAAAAATGATGAAGAGCGTCACGAAGAATTTGTAAGAGGATTTTTGGGAAGAATGCTTTTCTCTGGTGATGAAGCATTGAAATCCTGTAAAGTACTTTCGGGAGGTGAAAAAATGAGATGTATGTTCAGCCGAATGATGCTTCAGAAAGCCAACGTTCTTTTGCTTGATGAGCCTACCAACCACTTAGACCTTGAGAGTATCACGACGTTGAACAACTCGTTGTCTAACTTCAAAGGAAACATCTTATTGGCTTCTCATGACCACGAAATGCTTTCCACAGTCTGTAACAGAATCATCGAACTGACTCCAAACGGAATTATCGACAGAGAGATGACTTACGACGAATACCTTGCCGATAAAAGGGTAAAAGAATTAAGAGAGAAAATGTATTCTTAA